One genomic region from Dehalobacter restrictus DSM 9455 encodes:
- a CDS encoding nucleotidyl transferase AbiEii/AbiGii toxin family protein: MSNYDKNYIAQRASNFGFIRDTLEKVYRLADVLEYINSDPILKGKLALKGGTAINLTIFNLPRLSVDIDLDYLSNDSKEEMLQNRMVINTALAKFMKLNGYQLSPKTKTPHSLDSWIYEYANCGGNKDTIKIEINYSLRSHVFPAQEMKIITEHFESEYTLNCLHALEIFGSKINALISRAAARDLYDVYNMIKFRLFDESEEQLLRKCVVFYAAISAREINTNFDTGAIDGITQYKIRTDLLPVLTKHDRFDLDSAKKATKKYISELMVLPPQEQEFLERFQAKEYKPELLFDEDDIINRIKLHPMALWKIRERD; the protein is encoded by the coding sequence TTGTCTAACTATGACAAAAACTATATCGCTCAAAGAGCGTCCAACTTTGGATTTATCCGGGATACCTTGGAAAAGGTATATCGCTTGGCGGATGTCTTAGAATATATCAACAGTGATCCGATATTGAAGGGCAAATTAGCGTTAAAAGGCGGAACCGCAATCAATTTGACCATATTCAATCTACCAAGATTGTCTGTGGATATTGACCTTGATTATTTAAGCAATGACAGTAAAGAAGAAATGCTCCAAAACAGGATGGTGATAAACACTGCTCTCGCTAAATTTATGAAGCTTAACGGTTACCAGCTCAGTCCCAAAACTAAAACACCGCACAGTCTCGATTCTTGGATTTATGAGTATGCTAATTGCGGCGGCAACAAAGATACTATTAAGATAGAGATCAACTATTCTTTAAGGTCGCATGTTTTTCCGGCTCAAGAAATGAAAATCATTACAGAACACTTTGAAAGTGAATATACTTTGAATTGCCTTCATGCTCTTGAGATTTTCGGCAGCAAGATTAATGCCCTTATAAGCAGAGCTGCGGCTCGGGATTTATATGATGTTTACAATATGATTAAATTTAGGCTATTTGATGAAAGTGAAGAACAGCTTCTCAGAAAATGTGTGGTGTTCTACGCTGCAATATCAGCCAGGGAAATAAATACAAACTTTGATACAGGGGCTATTGATGGCATTACCCAATATAAAATCAGGACTGATTTGTTGCCGGTGTTGACCAAACATGATCGATTCGACTTGGATTCAGCTAAAAAAGCCACAAAGAAATATATATCAGAGTTAATGGTATTGCCACCTCAGGAACAGGAATTCTTAGAGCGATTCCAAGCAAAAGAGTATAAACCGGAACTGCTGTTTGATGAGGACGATATTATTAATCGCATTAAATTACATCCAATGGCATTGTGGAAGATCAGAGAACGAGACTGA
- a CDS encoding helix-turn-helix domain-containing protein has translation MKQFNGNRLKNARLYRGLTVEELAEKIEVSKQTVSQYENDKIVPTFEKILSLSGELQFPYEYFIQSDSFKVKSGSTYFRSLLKTNKKYRIEQSVKMEHLAVIYSFLKDYVEFPKLNLPKNEKYASPTEAGRILREFWGLGEEPISDMIRVLEENGVIATMFRTSTDDIDAFSQLIEVDGQDIFLVALSKNKDTAVRTHFDVAHELGHIMLHEWSEDVESLTREQFKEREKEANEFAAAFLLPETPFRRDVSVYSNNLEYYIQLKKKWKVSTAAMLYRSCDLGLITQNQYQYMIRIMQKKNWRKNEPFDNILKTAKPSLLSDAIEVLLVNNVFTPSEFMKELSKEGLAMNSREVEMLLDLPQDMLKPRQAGMGKIVSLKADLSGIDS, from the coding sequence ATGAAACAGTTTAATGGGAACAGACTAAAAAATGCCCGATTATATAGAGGTTTGACGGTTGAAGAACTGGCCGAAAAGATTGAGGTAAGCAAACAAACTGTATCGCAATATGAAAATGATAAGATTGTTCCAACATTTGAAAAAATACTCTCTCTATCAGGGGAGCTACAATTCCCTTATGAGTATTTTATTCAATCGGATTCTTTCAAAGTAAAATCCGGATCGACGTATTTTAGGTCATTACTGAAAACTAATAAAAAATATAGAATAGAACAATCTGTTAAAATGGAGCATTTGGCAGTTATTTATTCCTTTTTAAAGGACTATGTTGAGTTCCCGAAATTGAACTTACCGAAAAATGAAAAATATGCGTCTCCTACCGAAGCTGGACGGATACTACGTGAATTTTGGGGATTAGGAGAAGAACCTATATCGGATATGATCCGAGTTCTTGAAGAAAACGGTGTTATTGCAACTATGTTTCGAACATCAACAGATGATATTGATGCGTTTAGTCAGCTTATTGAAGTTGACGGGCAAGATATATTTCTTGTTGCATTGTCCAAAAATAAAGATACTGCAGTAAGAACACACTTTGATGTTGCACATGAATTAGGACATATTATGCTTCACGAATGGAGTGAGGATGTAGAATCGTTAACACGAGAGCAATTTAAGGAAAGAGAAAAGGAAGCAAATGAATTTGCAGCGGCTTTTTTACTTCCAGAAACGCCCTTTAGACGTGATGTATCAGTATATTCTAATAACTTAGAATACTATATTCAACTGAAAAAGAAGTGGAAAGTATCTACTGCCGCCATGTTATATAGGAGTTGTGATCTAGGGCTAATCACACAAAACCAGTATCAGTATATGATTAGAATTATGCAAAAGAAAAATTGGCGTAAGAATGAGCCTTTTGACAATATTCTTAAAACGGCAAAACCATCTTTGCTAAGTGATGCTATAGAGGTTCTTTTAGTGAACAATGTATTTACTCCGTCTGAGTTTATGAAGGAGCTTTCCAAGGAGGGTTTAGCTATGAACAGTAGAGAGGTTGAGATGTTGCTTGATTTACCACAAGATATGTTGAAGCCACGACAAGCTGGCATGGGTAAAATTGTTTCTCTGAAAGCTGATTTAAGTGGCATAGATAGCTAG
- a CDS encoding type IV toxin-antitoxin system AbiEi family antitoxin domain-containing protein codes for MVGYTELAKMNTFTLDDVCNLVGNKKTASSLVLRLSKNRLVKKIRNNLYTCVNVADGQVIASKYHIACAINENAYLSHHSAFEYMGISNQVFYEIYVASSKRFTDFEFEGITYKHVPSQFDSGVIFPKNTKGIQITSLERTVVESIKDFEKIGGLEELLNCIASIPYLDENQLIHFLSAYDLQFLYQKTGFILEHYKDQLHLSGEFIDYCKSKIGKSTRYLTKESTKYNSQWKLVVPDGMFQMVEQGGMPLV; via the coding sequence ATGGTCGGCTATACGGAGCTTGCAAAAATGAATACATTTACTTTGGATGATGTATGCAATCTTGTAGGCAATAAAAAAACGGCTTCTTCTCTTGTGTTGAGGCTTTCTAAAAATAGGTTAGTGAAAAAAATCAGAAACAATCTTTATACTTGCGTTAATGTAGCTGACGGACAGGTAATAGCTTCCAAGTATCATATCGCCTGTGCAATCAATGAAAACGCTTATCTATCACACCATTCCGCTTTTGAATATATGGGGATATCCAATCAGGTGTTTTACGAAATATATGTAGCATCTTCGAAAAGGTTTACCGATTTCGAATTCGAAGGTATTACTTATAAACATGTTCCTTCACAATTTGATTCGGGAGTAATCTTTCCCAAAAACACAAAGGGAATCCAGATTACTTCGCTAGAACGTACTGTAGTGGAGAGTATAAAGGATTTTGAAAAAATAGGAGGACTGGAAGAACTTCTGAATTGTATCGCTTCTATCCCTTATTTGGATGAGAATCAATTGATCCATTTTTTGTCTGCTTATGACCTGCAGTTTTTATATCAGAAAACAGGATTTATCCTGGAGCATTATAAAGATCAGCTGCATCTTTCCGGTGAATTTATTGATTACTGTAAAAGCAAAATCGGAAAAAGCACCAGATATTTAACGAAAGAAAGCACCAAGTATAATAGTCAATGGAAATTGGTTGTTCCCGACGGCATGTTTCAAATGGTAGAGCAGGGAGGAATGCCCCTTGTCTAA
- a CDS encoding DUF5986 family protein — protein sequence MGQRNDLDRLSEQVIQKVYQCLFQAVGEDYQEAESHLELETHISRPFMIWDFINRNLIKSFSETNVLYSTKKRGMWEVLLLYDKQSKMLLSFMKDTRFKDIRKAKRGRQPQYIRALLLLNKSLQATVKQQKLFYITESECDNDQLKALLDSLCANFMEPVISEIKHHALIVFSSNYDQLTSLNAYMLDSDLDIVSEKDMLNVAKPIMSNEVDKVSKDDAKHKQPKLTGKANHRLKQKELVALKSMQKDKQE from the coding sequence ATGGGACAACGAAATGATTTAGATAGACTTTCGGAACAGGTAATTCAAAAAGTTTATCAATGTCTCTTTCAAGCTGTTGGGGAAGATTATCAGGAAGCAGAAAGTCATCTCGAATTAGAAACTCATATTTCAAGACCCTTTATGATATGGGATTTTATCAATCGAAATCTTATTAAAAGCTTTTCTGAAACTAATGTATTATACTCAACTAAAAAGCGAGGCATGTGGGAAGTTTTACTCCTCTATGATAAGCAGAGTAAAATGTTATTATCCTTTATGAAAGACACACGATTTAAAGATATTCGAAAAGCAAAGCGAGGACGTCAACCCCAATATATTCGAGCTCTGCTTTTACTTAATAAAAGCCTACAGGCTACAGTTAAACAGCAAAAGTTATTCTACATAACTGAATCGGAGTGTGATAATGATCAACTAAAAGCTCTATTGGATTCCCTTTGTGCCAATTTTATGGAGCCTGTTATTAGTGAGATAAAACATCATGCTCTGATTGTTTTTTCCTCAAACTATGATCAATTAACGTCTTTGAATGCATATATGTTGGATTCAGATCTAGATATTGTTTCTGAGAAAGATATGTTAAATGTGGCTAAACCTATAATGTCTAATGAAGTTGATAAAGTGTCAAAGGACGATGCTAAACATAAGCAGCCGAAGCTTACAGGAAAAGCAAATCATCGGTTAAAGCAAAAGGAATTAGTGGCCTTGAAATCTATGCAAAAGGATAAACAAGAATAA